One Paraburkholderia sp. IMGN_8 DNA window includes the following coding sequences:
- a CDS encoding NAD(P)-dependent oxidoreductase, which produces MKIGFVGLGSMGAAIAKNLIESGHDVQVFNRSPARAEPLREAGASVASSPAQAALGTDVVFTMVADDAAHAAVTFGEAGIATTLKPGALHISMSTISVATAQDHVAKYREAGLAFVSAPVFGRPDAAAARKLFIMAAGAEEHLKVAVPLLETLGQSVGIVGEDASQANLVKLIGNFMLSVIIETLGEACAVAGKAGIDPMRLVELLTSANFNAPPYKIYGPLIASQQFQPPGFSLPLGQKDNRLMLAAAEALGVPLPLASLVHDRFLTLRSQGLGAEHDWSAVALCALSDAGLSKALHGG; this is translated from the coding sequence ATGAAAATTGGATTTGTAGGGCTTGGCTCGATGGGCGCCGCGATTGCGAAGAATCTGATCGAGTCCGGGCATGACGTGCAGGTTTTCAACCGGAGTCCGGCCCGCGCCGAGCCGCTGCGCGAAGCAGGGGCGAGCGTTGCGTCGAGTCCCGCGCAGGCGGCGCTGGGGACCGACGTGGTGTTCACGATGGTGGCCGACGATGCCGCGCACGCAGCGGTCACGTTCGGCGAGGCGGGGATCGCCACCACGCTGAAGCCGGGTGCGCTGCACATCTCGATGAGCACGATCAGTGTCGCCACTGCGCAGGACCACGTAGCGAAGTACCGTGAAGCGGGTCTAGCCTTCGTGTCCGCACCAGTATTCGGCCGGCCCGATGCCGCGGCGGCGCGCAAGCTGTTCATCATGGCGGCCGGCGCGGAGGAGCACCTCAAGGTTGCCGTGCCGCTTCTCGAAACGCTCGGACAGTCGGTGGGTATTGTCGGAGAAGATGCTTCGCAGGCCAACCTGGTGAAGCTGATCGGCAATTTCATGTTGTCCGTGATCATCGAAACGCTGGGCGAAGCCTGTGCCGTAGCAGGCAAGGCCGGCATCGATCCGATGCGTCTGGTCGAGCTGTTGACGAGCGCAAACTTCAATGCGCCGCCATACAAGATCTACGGTCCGTTGATCGCATCGCAGCAATTCCAGCCGCCTGGCTTCTCGTTGCCGCTCGGCCAGAAGGACAACCGCCTGATGCTGGCAGCCGCTGAGGCACTTGGCGTTCCGCTGCCGCTGGCAAGTCTCGTCCACGACCGGTTCCTGACGTTGCGCTCGCAAGGGCTCGGCGCCGAGCATGACTGGTCGGCGGTGGCGCTTTGCGCGTTGTCCGATGCAGGCTTGAGCAAGGCGCTTCACGGCGGCTGA
- the yqhD gene encoding alcohol dehydrogenase: MQNFTFHNPTRIIFGEGQIAALDAHVPPNARVLITCGGGSIKSNGVLAQVQAALGDRAWHVFGGIEPNPTYETLMEAVALAREKNIDFLLAVGGGSVIDGTKFVAAAVKFDGEPWDILAKQAEIHNAMPFGSVLTLPATGSEMNNGGVISHRGKGDKLPFRSEATYPVFSVLDPTTTYSLPPRQIANGVVDAFVHIVEQYLTYPVGARVQDRFAEGLLITLTEVGPQALAEPHNYAVRANLMWTATLALNGLIGAGVPQDWATHMLGHEITALHGLDHAQTLAIVLPAMLSVRRESKRAKLLQYAERVWNITEGSEDERISAAITATRVFFERMTVGTRLRDYQIGGQTIGTLIAKLAEHGMTALGEHGDVTLDVSRQVYQFAV; the protein is encoded by the coding sequence ATGCAGAACTTTACGTTTCATAACCCCACACGAATCATCTTCGGCGAAGGCCAGATTGCCGCACTTGATGCGCACGTCCCGCCCAACGCACGGGTGCTGATTACGTGTGGCGGCGGCAGCATCAAGAGCAACGGTGTGCTCGCGCAAGTGCAGGCGGCGCTCGGTGACCGCGCATGGCACGTGTTCGGTGGCATCGAACCGAATCCCACTTACGAAACGCTGATGGAAGCTGTTGCGCTCGCCCGCGAAAAGAACATCGATTTTCTGCTGGCGGTGGGCGGCGGCTCGGTGATCGACGGCACCAAGTTCGTCGCTGCCGCAGTGAAGTTCGACGGCGAACCGTGGGACATTCTGGCGAAGCAGGCCGAGATACACAACGCGATGCCGTTCGGCAGCGTGCTGACGCTGCCCGCCACCGGTTCGGAGATGAACAACGGCGGCGTTATCAGCCACCGCGGGAAAGGCGACAAGCTGCCGTTCCGTAGCGAGGCGACCTATCCGGTCTTCTCGGTGCTCGATCCGACCACGACCTATTCGTTGCCGCCGCGGCAGATTGCGAACGGTGTCGTCGATGCGTTCGTTCATATCGTCGAGCAGTATCTGACCTATCCGGTGGGCGCCAGGGTACAGGACCGTTTCGCCGAAGGCCTGCTGATCACGCTGACTGAAGTCGGCCCGCAAGCGCTTGCCGAGCCGCACAACTATGCGGTGCGAGCCAACCTGATGTGGACGGCAACACTGGCGCTGAACGGCCTGATCGGCGCCGGCGTGCCGCAGGACTGGGCGACCCACATGCTCGGCCACGAGATCACGGCGCTGCACGGACTCGATCATGCACAGACGCTCGCTATCGTGTTGCCGGCCATGCTGAGCGTGCGCCGCGAGTCGAAGCGCGCGAAGTTGCTGCAATACGCCGAACGCGTCTGGAACATTACCGAGGGCAGCGAGGACGAGCGTATCAGTGCGGCGATCACGGCGACCCGCGTGTTCTTCGAGCGCATGACGGTGGGAACCCGCTTGCGCGACTACCAGATTGGCGGCCAGACAATCGGCACGCTGATTGCGAAGCTCGCAGAGCACGGGATGACGGCATTGGGCGAACACGGCGACGTGACGCTCGACGTGAGCCGTCAGGTCTATCAATTTGCGGTCTGA
- a CDS encoding DUF4158 domain-containing protein yields MKYACGVGFLLDYFAFGGGICPCACSGGFFFSYWFISVAPVRGGTYFSLSTKWTSFGAPAAKKSRQKKAAQTANAKRVSSKKRALINARRGPLYRLALALHTGFVRMTGATLDAYQYVPRILWSHLGKHLGIEPPDLGTLRTLYETRERTLFDHQVIAYQALGFVPMAEH; encoded by the coding sequence TTGAAGTACGCCTGCGGCGTTGGCTTTTTGCTGGATTATTTTGCCTTTGGCGGCGGCATTTGTCCGTGTGCCTGCAGCGGTGGTTTTTTCTTTTCTTATTGGTTTATTAGCGTTGCCCCTGTGCGGGGCGGCACCTACTTTTCTTTGTCCACCAAGTGGACTTCCTTCGGGGCGCCGGCCGCAAAGAAAAGTAGGCAAAAGAAAGCGGCCCAAACCGCTAATGCTAAGCGGGTCTCGTCCAAAAAGCGGGCATTGATCAACGCGCGCCGTGGTCCCCTTTACCGGCTCGCGCTCGCGTTGCATACCGGCTTCGTGCGCATGACCGGCGCCACGCTCGATGCTTACCAGTATGTGCCGCGGATCCTGTGGAGCCATCTGGGCAAGCACCTCGGGATTGAGCCGCCGGACCTCGGCACCCTGCGCACCCTCTATGAAACCCGCGAACGTACGCTCTTCGACCATCAGGTGATCGCGTATCAGGCGCTCGGCTTTGTGCCGATGGCCGAACATTAG
- a CDS encoding acyl-CoA dehydrogenase — translation MNFQHTEDRRMLADTLNRFISEQYGFETRDKIARSAQGFSTELWNRFAELGIIGALFDEAHGGFGGGGFDIAVVFESLGRGLVVEPFLDTLIVGQAIVHSGNDTQKAALAELIDGSRIVALAHGEPDSHYELSRVTTRAERSGESWRLNGAKAVVQHGEHAGSYLVSARTRSADDAEDGITLFLVPRDAAGVSVRGYGKIDGGRAAEVTFDNVVLGDNALLGVAGEGYATLEYGVGCGVLALCAEAIGAMDVAKEYTLEYLRTRKQFGVPIGSFQALQHRMADLLLEIEQARSAVINAAAGLAAERKVRERALSAAKYSIGRIGALVAEECIQLHGGIGMTWELPLSHYAKRLVMIDHQLGDEDHHLERYIALGRS, via the coding sequence ATGAATTTCCAGCACACCGAAGACCGCCGCATGCTGGCGGATACGCTTAATCGCTTCATCAGCGAGCAATACGGCTTCGAGACGCGCGACAAGATCGCGCGCTCGGCGCAAGGATTCAGTACCGAGCTGTGGAATCGCTTCGCAGAGCTTGGCATTATCGGCGCGTTGTTCGATGAAGCGCATGGTGGCTTTGGCGGCGGCGGTTTCGATATCGCCGTCGTGTTCGAGAGCCTGGGCCGCGGCCTCGTGGTCGAGCCGTTTCTCGACACGCTGATCGTCGGCCAGGCCATCGTACACAGCGGCAACGATACGCAGAAAGCTGCGCTTGCCGAGTTGATCGACGGCTCGCGGATCGTCGCACTCGCGCATGGCGAGCCTGATAGTCACTATGAACTGTCACGCGTGACAACGCGTGCGGAGCGCAGCGGCGAATCATGGCGGCTGAACGGCGCGAAAGCAGTGGTTCAGCACGGCGAACACGCCGGGTCGTATTTGGTCTCGGCGCGCACGCGCAGCGCGGACGACGCCGAAGACGGCATCACGCTGTTTCTCGTGCCTCGCGACGCAGCGGGCGTGAGCGTGCGCGGCTACGGCAAGATCGACGGAGGACGTGCGGCTGAGGTCACGTTCGACAATGTCGTGCTCGGTGATAACGCGTTGCTCGGCGTGGCCGGCGAAGGCTATGCGACACTCGAATACGGCGTTGGCTGCGGCGTGCTGGCGTTGTGTGCTGAAGCCATCGGCGCAATGGATGTCGCTAAGGAGTACACGCTCGAATATTTGCGTACCCGTAAGCAGTTCGGTGTGCCGATTGGCAGCTTCCAGGCGTTGCAGCATCGGATGGCTGATCTGCTGCTCGAGATCGAACAGGCGCGCTCAGCGGTGATCAATGCCGCTGCTGGGCTTGCGGCTGAGCGCAAGGTGCGGGAGCGGGCTCTTTCTGCGGCTAAATATAGTATTGGGCGGATTGGCGCGCTGGTTGCCGAGGAGTGTATTCAGTTGCATGGCGGTATCGGTATGACGTGGGAGTTGCCGCTTTCCCACTATGCCAAGCGGCTGGTGATGATCGATCATCAGCTTGGGGATGAGGATCATCATCTTGAACGGTATATCGCGTTGGGGCGTAGTTGA
- a CDS encoding TolC family protein, whose amino-acid sequence MLSLQGDVQSAAYAGLVSAPNLFWAVGPQLVQYVFDGGYRRAQLDSAKAATEEARERYRGVVLSAFQQVEDNLALLSYLRTALSEQRDAANAAQYSVELALRQYRQGTVGYLDVVQAQTVALEAQRSVLDIQTRQLSANVQLLHALGGGWSSDELAQAAAAPALVATAKERSAN is encoded by the coding sequence ATGCTCAGCTTGCAGGGTGATGTGCAAAGCGCAGCCTACGCGGGCCTGGTTAGCGCGCCCAACTTGTTCTGGGCGGTCGGCCCGCAGCTTGTGCAGTACGTGTTCGACGGCGGGTATCGTCGTGCGCAACTCGACTCCGCCAAGGCGGCAACCGAAGAAGCGCGAGAACGTTACCGCGGCGTGGTGCTGTCTGCATTCCAGCAGGTTGAAGACAACCTTGCCCTGCTGTCATATCTCCGCACTGCGCTTAGTGAGCAACGGGATGCGGCAAACGCCGCCCAGTACTCGGTCGAACTCGCGTTACGCCAATATCGCCAAGGCACAGTGGGCTACCTCGATGTCGTGCAGGCGCAGACCGTCGCACTCGAGGCACAACGCAGCGTGCTCGATATCCAGACACGCCAGCTGAGTGCGAATGTGCAACTCCTGCATGCGCTCGGCGGCGGATGGTCGAGCGATGAACTCGCTCAAGCGGCTGCAGCGCCTGCACTCGTCGCGACAGCCAAGGAACGCAGCGCTAATTGA
- the pdxA gene encoding 4-hydroxythreonine-4-phosphate dehydrogenase PdxA translates to MSNYLPVIGITMGDAAGVGPEIVVKSLTHESVYRQCRPLVIGDAARLEQANRIVGGSTKVRRIAKPSDAQYERGTIDCIDLALIPADLPFGALSALAGDAAYQYIARAVELAKADEIDAICTAPLNKEALHAGGHKYPGHTEMLAHLTGIEEVSMMLVAPKLRVIHVTTHIGIIDAIRKIEPGLVQRTIERGHATLVKAGIANPRIAVCGINPHAGENGLFGYGEEEEKIVPAVQVLRERGWDIEGPLPADTLFFRAGRGDFDLVVAMYHDQGHGPVKVLGLEAGVNVTVGLDVIRTSVDHGTAFDIAGKGIADERSLLEALRQGAELATRRI, encoded by the coding sequence ATGAGCAACTATCTTCCAGTCATCGGCATCACGATGGGCGACGCAGCGGGCGTGGGTCCGGAAATCGTCGTCAAGAGCTTGACGCACGAGTCCGTCTACCGGCAGTGCCGCCCGCTTGTCATCGGCGATGCGGCGCGCCTTGAGCAGGCAAACCGGATTGTCGGCGGCAGCACGAAAGTGCGCCGCATCGCGAAGCCGTCGGATGCGCAATATGAACGGGGCACCATCGACTGCATCGACCTCGCGCTGATTCCTGCGGACTTGCCTTTCGGCGCACTGTCGGCGCTCGCAGGCGACGCCGCGTATCAGTACATCGCGCGCGCCGTCGAACTCGCTAAGGCCGACGAGATCGATGCGATCTGCACGGCGCCGCTGAACAAGGAAGCGTTGCACGCCGGCGGTCACAAGTATCCCGGCCACACTGAAATGCTCGCGCACCTCACGGGCATCGAGGAGGTGTCGATGATGCTGGTCGCGCCGAAACTGCGCGTGATCCACGTGACGACCCACATCGGCATTATCGATGCGATCCGCAAGATCGAACCGGGCCTCGTGCAGCGCACGATCGAGCGAGGTCATGCGACGCTGGTGAAGGCGGGCATCGCCAATCCGCGCATCGCCGTGTGTGGCATCAACCCGCATGCTGGCGAAAATGGCCTGTTCGGTTATGGCGAGGAAGAGGAAAAGATTGTTCCAGCCGTGCAGGTCTTGCGTGAACGCGGCTGGGACATCGAAGGCCCGCTCCCTGCCGACACGCTGTTCTTCCGTGCGGGACGCGGCGACTTCGATCTGGTGGTGGCGATGTACCACGATCAGGGCCATGGTCCGGTCAAGGTGCTTGGCCTCGAAGCCGGCGTCAACGTGACGGTCGGCCTCGATGTGATCCGTACCTCGGTCGATCACGGCACGGCGTTCGATATCGCAGGCAAAGGCATCGCTGACGAACGCAGCCTGCTCGAAGCACTGCGTCAAGGCGCCGAGCTCGCGACGCGCCGCATCTGA
- a CDS encoding acyl-CoA dehydrogenase family protein, translating to MDLNFTPEEEAFRAEVLGFLRDKLPQRLADKVHGGRRLTRADMAEWHAILNAQGWLANHWPKEYGGPGWSAVQKFIFENECALAGAPRVVPFGVNMLGPVLIKYGNEAQKRHWLPRILDGSDWWCQGYSEPGAGSDLASVKTTAVRGADAQGEHYIVNGQKTWTTLGHYANMIFCLVRSATDVRKQEGISFLLIDMNTPGVEVRPIITLDGEHEVNEVFFTDVRVPVENLVGEENKGWTYAKYLLTYERTNIAGVGFSVAALNRLRKIAAKQLHNGRPLAEDPQFAARMARVEIDLENMKTTNLRVIAAVAGGGVPGAESSMLKIRGTEIRQEISSLTRRAMGPYAQPFIEAALHDGYEGTPVGPDEAASAASLYFNNRKLSIFGGSNEIQKNIISKMILGL from the coding sequence ATGGATCTGAACTTCACCCCCGAAGAAGAAGCCTTCCGCGCTGAAGTGCTCGGCTTCCTGCGTGACAAACTCCCGCAGCGACTCGCCGACAAAGTGCACGGCGGCCGCCGCCTGACGCGCGCCGACATGGCCGAGTGGCACGCGATCCTCAACGCGCAAGGCTGGCTCGCCAATCATTGGCCGAAAGAGTACGGCGGCCCGGGTTGGAGCGCGGTGCAGAAATTCATCTTCGAGAACGAATGCGCGCTGGCGGGTGCGCCGCGCGTCGTGCCGTTCGGCGTCAACATGCTCGGGCCGGTACTGATCAAATACGGCAACGAAGCGCAAAAGCGCCACTGGCTGCCGCGCATTCTCGACGGCTCCGACTGGTGGTGCCAGGGCTACTCGGAACCCGGCGCCGGTTCCGATCTCGCCTCGGTCAAGACCACCGCCGTGCGCGGCGCCGATGCGCAAGGCGAGCACTACATCGTCAACGGCCAGAAGACGTGGACCACGCTCGGCCATTACGCGAACATGATCTTCTGCCTGGTGCGCAGCGCCACCGACGTGCGCAAGCAGGAAGGCATCAGCTTCCTGCTGATCGACATGAATACGCCTGGCGTCGAAGTGCGGCCGATCATCACGCTCGACGGCGAGCACGAAGTCAACGAAGTGTTCTTCACCGACGTGCGCGTGCCGGTTGAGAACCTCGTCGGCGAAGAGAACAAGGGCTGGACTTACGCGAAGTATCTGCTCACGTATGAGCGCACCAATATCGCGGGCGTCGGCTTCTCGGTCGCCGCGCTCAATCGGCTGCGCAAGATCGCCGCGAAGCAACTGCACAACGGCCGGCCGCTTGCGGAAGACCCGCAGTTCGCGGCTCGCATGGCGCGCGTCGAGATCGATCTGGAGAACATGAAGACCACCAACCTGCGCGTGATCGCGGCCGTGGCCGGCGGCGGCGTGCCGGGCGCGGAGAGTTCGATGCTGAAGATTCGCGGCACCGAGATTCGCCAGGAGATCTCGTCGCTTACGCGGCGCGCGATGGGACCGTACGCGCAGCCCTTCATCGAGGCAGCATTGCACGACGGATACGAAGGCACGCCGGTAGGCCCGGATGAGGCCGCGAGCGCCGCTTCTTTGTATTTCAACAACCGCAAGCTGTCGATCTTCGGCGGCTCCAACGAAATCCAGAAGAACATCATTTCCAAAATGATCCTGGGACTGTAA
- a CDS encoding TetR family transcriptional regulator C-terminal domain-containing protein — protein sequence MHTRRTEDFRERLLVAGVALFAETGYHGTGVKDIVERAGVPKGSFYNYFESKEAFGAAILHHYAQEQAAEWKQYSLEAASSDPLLALRGIYTRIVADYEDCDDRYGCLVGNFAGEIAQSSDLCRVAARRTVNEWRVGCADYLRRGQEYGCVRRDLSADAMADLFWSAWEGSLLRMKLDDSVEPLKACVHSMFDLFFKSRQ from the coding sequence ATGCACACACGACGCACTGAAGATTTTCGCGAAAGACTACTCGTAGCGGGTGTCGCGCTGTTCGCCGAAACGGGTTATCACGGCACCGGCGTAAAAGACATCGTCGAGCGTGCCGGCGTGCCGAAGGGGTCGTTCTACAACTACTTCGAGAGCAAAGAGGCATTCGGCGCGGCGATCCTGCACCACTACGCGCAGGAGCAGGCCGCTGAATGGAAGCAGTATTCGCTCGAAGCGGCGTCATCTGATCCGCTGCTTGCGCTTCGCGGCATCTACACGCGCATCGTTGCCGACTACGAAGACTGTGACGACCGCTACGGTTGTCTGGTCGGCAACTTTGCGGGCGAGATCGCGCAGTCGAGCGATCTGTGCCGGGTCGCTGCGCGCAGGACGGTCAACGAATGGCGTGTCGGCTGTGCCGATTATCTGCGGCGCGGCCAGGAATACGGCTGCGTGCGGCGCGATCTTTCAGCTGATGCAATGGCTGACCTTTTCTGGAGCGCGTGGGAAGGCAGCCTGCTGCGCATGAAGCTGGATGACTCGGTCGAGCCGCTTAAGGCTTGCGTGCATTCAATGTTCGATCTGTTTTTCAAATCCCGGCAGTAA